The Edaphobacter sp. 12200R-103 genome contains a region encoding:
- a CDS encoding efflux RND transporter permease subunit: MFVDFFIRRPIFATVCALLIVLAGAVVIPSLPISLYPQLAPPQVVVTSNYIGANSQIVESAVTIPLETSINGVEGMRYMSSTSSNDGTSTITITFRTGYDLSIAAVDVQNRVASAQGRLPAAVNATGITITKANSNFVFAAGVFARDGKYSQEFISNYLDVYVKDALKRVPGVGDVIIFGERKYAMRVWLDPAKLAARGLTALDVTNALSEQNVEVAAGQLGRPPADSKQEYQMAVRVVGRLSDPRQFENIILKNSPDVGGLVLLKDVGRAEVGAENYDTSLKFSGGDAVGMGVQQLSNANALEVDRQCKAVLKELSKSFPPGLEYVIAFDTTTVVSDSVRDVIETLIEAIIIVIVVIYFFLQDWRATIIPAATIPVSLVGTFAFIKIFGFSINSLTLFGIVLATGLVVDDAIVVIENVQRHIHDQHCDSHRATSDAMAEVTSAVIATSLVLISVFIPVSFFPGTTGILYKQFSLTIAFSIAISAFNALTLSPALAAILLRPERTHGGLLGLFEKILQKVISGYAYLVTHVVKLRVVMLLLFVAGLGATVYMYNHVPTAFVPSEDQNYFINLVQAPPGASLEYTTELADRAAAVIRQNDDVFGTFSVMGFSLAGGSSPNSGVIFAPLKPIEERSKKGPGHSAHDIVAELAPKLFQVPGGIIAAFEPPAIQGIGSVGGFQFMLQDQGRNTFEDIDRIAHTMIGQSRDPHSGLVGLYTPYTSNDPQLFVTIDREKAKAMSVPLAQITSALGTYMGSSYVNDFDFNNRSYRVYVQADQNFRRNSKDLRQFYVRSDTGQMIPLDNLVSIRETSGPQVIYHYNIFRAAEIDGAAAPGLSSGQGLEKMQELFEKNKIQGMMYSWTGLALEEVESSGKAAIIFGLGLLVVYLTLAAQYESWVLPFIILLAVPMAVLGALALVSARGLVDDVYVQIGLVMLIGLSAKNSILIVEFAEQQIEHGKSVIEAAIVSAELRLRPILMTSIAFILGVLPLYFATGAGALGRHSVGTAIVGGMVLSTFLNLFFIPVLYVVVKSILVRFSSRPRPRPDGCDDDTSDLEQSQVTISQ; the protein is encoded by the coding sequence TTGTTTGTCGATTTCTTCATCCGCCGCCCGATCTTCGCTACGGTCTGCGCTCTGCTCATTGTTCTGGCTGGCGCAGTTGTCATACCGTCGCTCCCGATATCGCTCTATCCTCAGCTGGCTCCTCCTCAGGTGGTCGTTACCAGCAACTACATCGGCGCAAATTCCCAGATCGTCGAATCGGCCGTAACTATCCCCCTTGAAACCTCCATCAACGGTGTCGAGGGAATGCGATACATGAGCTCCACCAGCTCGAACGATGGAACCTCGACCATCACCATCACGTTCCGTACCGGCTACGACCTGTCCATCGCCGCGGTCGACGTTCAGAACCGCGTTGCCTCTGCGCAGGGACGACTGCCCGCTGCGGTCAATGCCACCGGCATCACGATTACCAAGGCGAACAGCAACTTCGTCTTCGCCGCGGGCGTCTTCGCGCGCGATGGAAAGTACTCCCAGGAATTCATCTCCAACTATCTCGATGTGTACGTCAAAGATGCGTTGAAGCGCGTGCCCGGCGTGGGTGATGTCATCATCTTCGGAGAGCGCAAGTACGCCATGCGCGTCTGGCTCGATCCTGCGAAGCTTGCGGCTCGCGGCCTTACGGCTCTCGATGTTACCAACGCGCTCTCGGAACAGAACGTGGAAGTTGCCGCGGGGCAGCTGGGCCGTCCTCCGGCTGACAGTAAGCAGGAATATCAGATGGCCGTCCGGGTCGTGGGACGCCTCTCTGATCCACGCCAGTTTGAAAACATCATCCTGAAGAACTCGCCCGATGTCGGAGGCCTGGTCCTTCTAAAAGATGTTGGACGAGCGGAAGTAGGCGCCGAGAACTACGACACCAGCCTCAAGTTCTCCGGGGGCGATGCTGTCGGTATGGGCGTGCAGCAGCTCTCGAACGCGAATGCGCTTGAAGTAGACCGCCAGTGCAAGGCCGTCCTGAAAGAGCTCTCCAAGTCATTTCCGCCAGGACTCGAATATGTGATCGCCTTCGATACCACCACCGTTGTCAGTGACTCGGTGCGCGACGTGATCGAGACCCTTATCGAAGCGATCATCATCGTAATCGTCGTTATCTATTTCTTCCTTCAGGATTGGCGCGCAACCATCATTCCGGCAGCCACCATCCCAGTCTCACTCGTCGGAACCTTCGCCTTCATCAAGATCTTTGGCTTTTCCATTAACTCCCTCACCCTGTTCGGCATCGTTCTCGCTACAGGACTCGTCGTCGACGACGCCATCGTAGTTATCGAAAACGTGCAGCGCCATATCCACGACCAGCACTGTGACAGCCACCGGGCTACGTCCGACGCGATGGCCGAGGTCACCAGTGCCGTCATTGCAACGTCACTTGTGCTGATCTCAGTGTTTATCCCGGTCAGCTTTTTCCCGGGAACCACGGGTATCCTCTACAAACAGTTTTCGTTGACCATCGCATTCTCCATCGCCATCTCGGCGTTCAACGCGCTAACGCTTTCGCCGGCTCTCGCTGCGATCCTGCTTCGACCAGAGCGCACGCACGGCGGCCTGCTGGGGCTCTTTGAAAAAATTCTGCAGAAGGTCATCTCCGGATACGCTTATCTGGTAACCCACGTCGTCAAACTGCGCGTCGTGATGCTTCTGCTCTTCGTCGCCGGCCTCGGTGCGACGGTCTACATGTATAACCATGTACCGACCGCCTTTGTGCCCTCCGAGGATCAGAACTACTTCATCAACCTGGTGCAGGCGCCTCCGGGGGCCTCGCTGGAATACACCACTGAGCTTGCAGATCGTGCGGCTGCTGTCATCCGCCAGAACGATGACGTCTTCGGAACCTTCTCTGTCATGGGCTTCTCGCTGGCGGGTGGAAGCTCACCGAACTCCGGGGTCATCTTCGCTCCTCTGAAGCCTATTGAGGAGCGCAGTAAGAAAGGTCCGGGTCACTCTGCGCACGATATCGTCGCCGAGCTGGCTCCCAAACTCTTCCAGGTTCCTGGAGGCATCATAGCGGCCTTCGAACCCCCGGCAATTCAGGGCATCGGATCCGTTGGCGGTTTTCAGTTCATGCTGCAAGACCAGGGCCGAAACACCTTTGAGGATATCGATCGTATCGCCCACACGATGATCGGTCAGAGCCGCGATCCGCACTCCGGCCTGGTTGGTCTCTACACGCCCTATACCTCAAACGATCCCCAGCTCTTCGTCACGATCGATCGTGAAAAGGCGAAGGCTATGAGCGTTCCTCTGGCGCAGATCACCTCTGCTCTGGGAACCTACATGGGATCGAGCTACGTCAATGATTTCGACTTCAACAACCGCTCGTACCGCGTGTACGTACAGGCGGACCAGAACTTCCGTCGCAATTCGAAAGATCTGCGCCAGTTCTACGTCCGTTCCGATACAGGTCAGATGATTCCGCTGGACAATCTCGTCAGCATCCGCGAAACTTCCGGGCCGCAGGTGATCTATCACTACAACATCTTCCGTGCGGCGGAGATCGACGGCGCTGCGGCTCCGGGTCTAAGCTCGGGTCAGGGCCTCGAAAAGATGCAGGAGCTCTTCGAGAAGAACAAGATTCAGGGCATGATGTATTCCTGGACCGGACTGGCGCTCGAAGAAGTGGAATCGAGCGGAAAGGCAGCCATCATCTTCGGACTTGGTCTGCTGGTCGTTTATCTTACCCTCGCCGCGCAGTATGAAAGCTGGGTTCTCCCGTTTATCATTCTGCTGGCCGTGCCTATGGCCGTACTCGGCGCACTTGCTCTGGTCTCTGCAAGGGGGCTCGTTGATGACGTCTACGTCCAGATCGGCCTGGTCATGCTGATCGGTCTATCCGCAAAGAACTCCATTCTGATCGTGGAGTTCGCCGAACAGCAGATCGAACACGGAAAAAGTGTGATTGAAGCGGCCATCGTCTCCGCAGAACTTCGACTGCGGCCGATCCTGATGACATCGATCGCCTTCATCCTCGGCGTACTCCCGCTCTACTTCGCAACCGGTGCAGGCGCTCTCGGCCGCCACTCCGTAGGAACCGCGATTGTAGGAGGCATGGTGCTCTCCACCTTCCTCAATCTCTTCTTCATCCCGGTTCTTTACGTTGTGGTCAAGAGCATTCTGGTTCGTTTCAGCTCGCGACCGCGACCGCGTCCTGATGGCTGCGACGATGACACCAGCGATCTCGAGCAGTCGCAGGTCACCATCTCACAGTAG
- a CDS encoding 2-keto-4-pentenoate hydratase has product MITGAREKDLISAADLLLDARRNCQPIADLPNELRPTSLEEAYFVQDRMSWAYEDVGGWKVGAPTPDATPTFAPMPACWMTCTGCELRGVTHRYRGVEAEIAFKMGANLPPRDTPYTREEVFAAIESMHPAIEILESGLIDPDQATKLTTVADMAMHGGFVYGNAVADWKSIDFSKESVSLCIDGAVRVERTGSNTAGDLTRLLVWLANEGSGRTEGLNKGDWITTGSWTGNTLATAGSVVEARFAHAGNVTFRFA; this is encoded by the coding sequence ATGATTACTGGTGCGCGTGAAAAAGACCTGATAAGTGCCGCAGACCTGCTGCTGGATGCCCGAAGAAACTGCCAGCCAATCGCTGACCTGCCGAACGAGCTACGGCCAACGAGCCTGGAAGAGGCCTACTTTGTGCAGGATAGAATGTCGTGGGCGTACGAGGATGTTGGCGGCTGGAAGGTGGGGGCTCCAACGCCGGACGCCACGCCGACCTTTGCCCCGATGCCGGCGTGCTGGATGACCTGTACGGGGTGTGAGTTACGAGGCGTGACCCATCGGTACCGCGGAGTGGAGGCGGAGATTGCCTTCAAGATGGGAGCGAACCTGCCACCACGGGATACTCCGTATACACGCGAGGAGGTCTTCGCAGCGATTGAAAGCATGCATCCGGCCATTGAGATCCTGGAGTCGGGACTGATCGATCCGGACCAGGCGACGAAGCTAACAACCGTGGCGGATATGGCGATGCACGGAGGCTTCGTATACGGCAACGCTGTGGCTGACTGGAAGAGTATCGACTTTTCGAAGGAGAGCGTCTCTCTGTGCATCGATGGCGCGGTGCGCGTGGAGAGAACAGGCTCGAACACGGCGGGTGACCTGACGCGGCTGCTTGTGTGGCTTGCGAACGAAGGCTCCGGCCGTACAGAGGGACTGAACAAGGGCGACTGGATCACGACAGGAAGCTGGACTGGCAATACGCTGGCTACCGCTGGCTCTGTTGTCGAGGCCAGGTTTGCTCACGCGGGAAATGTTACCTTCCGGTTCGCCTGA
- the ligD gene encoding DNA ligase D codes for MAGSKKAASKRSSKTARKTTAARKKRTIKTSSAPDAVDEQLARYRSMRDFTITEEPSGGHARKEPREGLPFCVQKHAASHLHYDFRLGWNGVLKSWAVTKGPSYFTGDKRLAVQVEDHPMEYGGFEGIIPQGQYGGGTVMLWDQGRWEPQAGHTDVDAGLRDGSLKFILHGQKLKGKWALIRMGGKWQREKKPNWLLIKEHDEFEHSEKEAPVTETEPDSVITGRSIEEIARNEDHVWNSKDTRSGAKAWFRQEPRETKSQTRARVSDKELQKEIKDLPSERQPSFTEPQLATMVEIPPSGSDWLHELKLDGYRIQARKDGSKVQMLTRKGLDWTARMRRIADEIAQLPADKATLDGELVVVAPNGTTSFADLQASMQEGTKNELTYFAFDLLHLDGKNTRNLPLKERKELLRSVLEGSNEERVRLSEHIESGGVELLREACKLQAEGIISKRAAGKYVSGRGRDWLKAKCLHEQEFVVGGFTLPANGIHGVGALLLGYYKGGRLIYAGRTGTGFTQKTHRTVRDRLDDLEANLSPFASLPGDARKDAHWVKPEMVVQVRFATWTADDLVRQAAFLGIREDKPAAEVTREEPAASFGPRKSRSKVAEQDSRARVVANSSDEIRAAVGKHAPVRLTHPDKVLDQISGLTKQMLADYYWAVADQMLPHIADRPLSLVRCPEGAGKPCFFQKHVNAMLPEGISGIDIADKKGKVEPYITLNTAEALAGLAQMGVLEVHPWGSRNEDLEHPDRLIFDLDPDETLPWKEIVDSAMEVKDLLKQLGLESFVKTTGGKGLHIVAPIEPKYGWPEIKEVARQIVMSMESAAPDRYLTKMTKTARKGKIYLDYLRNERGATSVAPYSPRARVGAAVSMPLNWSELKKMKERPSFSVAHFPEWKGRLKKDPWMKMNEVKQGLKL; via the coding sequence ATGGCGGGTTCGAAGAAGGCAGCCAGCAAGCGATCGAGCAAGACGGCCAGGAAGACTACGGCTGCACGCAAGAAGCGCACGATCAAAACCAGTTCTGCACCCGATGCGGTGGACGAGCAACTGGCACGCTACCGGTCGATGCGCGACTTCACCATTACGGAAGAGCCGAGCGGAGGCCATGCGCGTAAGGAGCCCCGCGAGGGGCTTCCCTTCTGCGTGCAGAAGCATGCGGCCTCGCATCTTCACTACGACTTCAGGCTGGGATGGAACGGCGTTCTGAAGAGCTGGGCGGTAACGAAGGGGCCCAGCTACTTTACCGGCGATAAGCGGCTGGCCGTCCAGGTCGAAGATCACCCGATGGAATATGGAGGATTCGAGGGGATCATTCCGCAAGGCCAGTACGGTGGTGGCACCGTGATGTTGTGGGACCAGGGCAGATGGGAGCCGCAGGCCGGTCACACCGACGTAGATGCCGGCCTGCGGGATGGCAGCCTCAAGTTCATCCTGCACGGTCAGAAGCTGAAGGGAAAATGGGCACTGATCCGGATGGGCGGAAAGTGGCAGAGAGAGAAGAAGCCCAACTGGCTGCTGATTAAAGAGCATGATGAGTTCGAGCACAGCGAGAAGGAAGCTCCCGTAACCGAGACTGAACCTGACAGCGTCATCACCGGCCGGTCGATCGAAGAGATCGCTCGTAACGAAGATCATGTGTGGAACTCAAAGGATACGCGTTCCGGGGCGAAGGCCTGGTTTCGACAGGAACCTCGTGAGACGAAATCCCAAACGCGTGCGCGGGTGAGTGACAAAGAGCTGCAGAAAGAGATCAAGGATCTTCCGAGCGAGCGCCAGCCTTCTTTCACCGAGCCCCAGCTTGCAACGATGGTAGAGATACCTCCATCGGGTTCAGACTGGCTGCATGAGCTGAAGCTGGATGGGTACCGGATTCAGGCACGCAAGGACGGAAGCAAGGTCCAGATGCTGACCAGGAAAGGACTGGACTGGACCGCGCGTATGCGCAGGATCGCAGATGAGATTGCGCAACTGCCAGCCGATAAAGCAACGCTGGATGGAGAACTGGTAGTTGTTGCGCCGAACGGTACAACCAGCTTTGCGGATCTGCAGGCATCGATGCAGGAAGGGACAAAGAATGAGCTGACGTACTTCGCTTTCGATCTTCTGCATCTGGATGGAAAGAATACGCGCAATCTTCCGTTGAAGGAGCGCAAAGAACTATTGCGGTCGGTGCTTGAGGGCTCAAACGAAGAGCGGGTACGACTGAGTGAGCACATCGAGAGTGGAGGAGTCGAGTTGCTGAGGGAGGCCTGCAAACTGCAGGCGGAGGGAATCATCTCGAAGCGAGCGGCAGGCAAATACGTCTCCGGACGTGGACGTGACTGGCTGAAGGCAAAGTGCCTACATGAACAGGAGTTTGTCGTGGGAGGCTTTACGCTTCCGGCGAATGGTATTCACGGCGTGGGCGCACTGCTGCTGGGGTATTACAAAGGCGGAAGGCTGATTTATGCGGGGCGAACCGGAACGGGTTTCACACAAAAGACGCATCGGACGGTGCGGGACAGGCTGGATGATCTAGAGGCCAATTTGTCTCCATTTGCTTCGCTGCCCGGTGACGCGCGCAAGGATGCGCACTGGGTCAAACCCGAGATGGTCGTGCAGGTAAGATTTGCAACATGGACCGCAGATGATCTGGTGCGGCAGGCGGCGTTTCTGGGCATAAGAGAGGACAAGCCTGCTGCTGAGGTGACACGCGAAGAGCCAGCGGCATCTTTTGGTCCAAGAAAGTCTCGGAGTAAAGTGGCTGAACAAGACAGCCGCGCGCGCGTTGTGGCGAATTCTTCCGACGAGATCCGGGCTGCGGTGGGAAAGCATGCGCCAGTTCGGCTGACACATCCGGATAAGGTTCTCGATCAGATTTCGGGACTGACCAAGCAGATGCTGGCTGACTACTACTGGGCTGTAGCAGACCAGATGCTGCCGCATATCGCGGACCGCCCACTGAGCCTGGTGCGTTGTCCGGAGGGAGCAGGCAAGCCATGCTTTTTTCAGAAGCATGTGAATGCGATGCTTCCTGAGGGAATCAGCGGAATCGATATTGCCGACAAGAAGGGCAAGGTAGAGCCCTACATCACGTTGAATACAGCCGAAGCCCTTGCCGGGCTGGCACAGATGGGGGTACTGGAGGTGCATCCATGGGGATCGCGCAACGAAGATCTTGAGCATCCTGACCGGCTGATCTTCGATCTTGACCCCGACGAGACCTTGCCGTGGAAAGAGATCGTAGATTCAGCGATGGAGGTGAAGGATCTGCTGAAACAACTGGGACTCGAAAGCTTCGTCAAGACGACGGGAGGAAAGGGGTTGCACATTGTCGCTCCCATTGAGCCAAAGTACGGCTGGCCGGAGATCAAGGAAGTGGCGAGACAGATCGTGATGTCCATGGAGAGTGCAGCACCCGATCGTTACCTGACAAAGATGACAAAGACTGCACGAAAGGGAAAGATCTACCTGGACTATCTGCGGAATGAACGTGGCGCCACCTCCGTGGCTCCGTATTCTCCCCGCGCGCGTGTAGGAGCGGCGGTATCCATGCCTCTGAACTGGAGCGAGCTGAAAAAGATGAAGGAGAGGCCGTCGTTCAGCGTGGCTCACTTTCCGGAGTGGAAGGGGCGGCTGAAGAAAGATCCATGGATGAAGATGAATGAGGTGAAGCAGGGGCTGAAGCTGTAG
- a CDS encoding efflux RND transporter periplasmic adaptor subunit, whose protein sequence is MMSSRSKFVLSLAFSGAFTILLVGCRHHAAATPAPQAMPVKVESVSNSPVSSSDTYVSTIKGRRSATLQPQVEGNLTRILVKSGDIVRAGQVLMQIDPLKQAAAVQSQQGTQAQKKALYDYNRIELDRQKKLYEAGVVSRDAFDQATQAYENSKADYEANSALTETQKQQLGYFQIRAPFSGVVGDVPVHIGDYVSSSTVLTTVDENVDLEAYIYVPTERAAQVRTGLPVEILDSDGNSLIKTKINFLSPQVYNGLQSILAKAPIPAGTKGLRTEQLVKARVTWNTNPAPVVPVLAVTRIGGQPFVFVAAPKDGKYTAHQVPVKLGEPVGNTYPVIEGLKPNDKVIVSGLQFLQDGVPVQPMG, encoded by the coding sequence ATGATGTCTTCGAGATCCAAGTTTGTCCTTTCCCTGGCGTTTAGCGGGGCGTTTACGATTCTGCTCGTCGGATGCAGGCACCATGCCGCAGCGACTCCGGCGCCCCAGGCTATGCCTGTTAAGGTTGAGTCTGTCTCCAACTCACCGGTATCCTCGTCCGACACGTATGTCTCCACGATCAAGGGCCGCCGTTCTGCCACCCTGCAGCCGCAGGTCGAAGGCAATCTGACGCGCATCCTGGTCAAATCCGGAGATATAGTGCGCGCCGGCCAGGTCCTGATGCAGATTGATCCGCTTAAGCAGGCGGCGGCAGTGCAGTCGCAGCAGGGAACCCAGGCTCAGAAGAAGGCTCTCTACGATTACAACCGGATTGAGCTGGACCGGCAGAAAAAGCTTTATGAGGCTGGAGTTGTCTCCCGCGATGCCTTCGACCAGGCGACACAGGCTTATGAGAACTCAAAGGCCGATTATGAGGCGAACTCAGCACTGACTGAAACCCAGAAGCAGCAGCTTGGTTATTTCCAGATTCGCGCTCCCTTCTCCGGCGTTGTAGGCGACGTTCCGGTTCACATTGGGGATTACGTGTCTTCCTCGACAGTGTTGACGACCGTTGATGAAAATGTCGATCTTGAGGCTTACATCTACGTCCCCACCGAGCGTGCCGCGCAAGTGCGAACGGGTCTGCCTGTCGAAATCCTCGATTCGGACGGAAACAGTCTGATTAAAACGAAGATCAACTTCCTTTCGCCCCAGGTGTATAACGGCTTGCAGAGCATCCTGGCGAAGGCTCCTATTCCCGCAGGCACAAAGGGGCTTCGTACAGAGCAGCTGGTCAAGGCCCGGGTCACCTGGAACACCAACCCTGCTCCTGTGGTTCCTGTACTGGCGGTCACCCGCATCGGTGGGCAGCCGTTTGTCTTCGTCGCTGCGCCGAAGGACGGAAAGTATACGGCGCACCAGGTTCCGGTCAAACTTGGTGAGCCTGTTGGCAATACATATCCCGTGATCGAAGGTCTGAAGCCGAATGACAAGGTCATTGTCTCTGGACTCCAGTTCCTGCAGGATGGTGTCCCTGTTCAGCCCATGGGCTAG
- a CDS encoding Ku protein, with product MKLFVATEAKSEIRFHQISRKTGERVRHQKVTASAVEDNPTEAGEALDKNDIVKGYEYRKGEYVTIEPKELEALRIPSKHSIEVSQFVNLNELTPEYMEKPYFIVPEDDVQAEAFAVVRAALKKTKKAALGKIAFGGREHVFAIIADDDDKLGGMMGYTMRYQEELRNPAEYFKDIKKVAVNEDSLELAMELIKRKAGKFDPGKFKDQYEAAVRELVEAKVKHAPLPTEETEAPRKAQVINLMDALRKSVGGGKETESAAGRKKPAASEKAAPASKGKKGISLVKSAKSSSKRKSA from the coding sequence GTGAAACTGTTTGTCGCGACCGAGGCAAAGAGCGAGATCCGGTTTCACCAGATCAGCCGAAAGACCGGGGAGCGAGTACGGCATCAGAAGGTGACGGCGAGTGCGGTGGAAGACAATCCCACCGAGGCCGGCGAAGCCCTGGACAAAAACGATATCGTCAAGGGATACGAGTATCGCAAGGGCGAGTATGTGACGATCGAGCCGAAGGAGCTGGAGGCGCTTCGCATTCCTTCGAAGCACTCGATTGAGGTGTCGCAGTTCGTCAACCTGAACGAACTTACGCCGGAGTATATGGAGAAACCCTACTTTATCGTTCCTGAGGACGATGTGCAGGCGGAGGCCTTCGCGGTTGTGCGTGCAGCGCTGAAAAAGACGAAGAAAGCGGCGCTGGGCAAGATCGCATTTGGCGGACGAGAGCACGTCTTCGCCATCATCGCAGACGATGATGACAAGCTGGGCGGCATGATGGGTTACACGATGAGGTACCAGGAAGAACTTCGCAATCCCGCGGAGTATTTCAAGGACATTAAGAAGGTGGCGGTGAACGAAGATTCGCTTGAACTGGCGATGGAGCTGATCAAGCGCAAGGCAGGAAAGTTTGATCCTGGTAAGTTCAAAGACCAGTACGAAGCGGCCGTTCGGGAGCTGGTAGAGGCGAAGGTGAAGCATGCGCCTCTGCCGACCGAAGAGACCGAGGCTCCACGCAAGGCCCAGGTGATCAACCTGATGGATGCGCTGCGTAAGAGCGTTGGCGGAGGCAAGGAAACAGAGAGTGCGGCGGGAAGAAAGAAGCCCGCGGCGTCGGAGAAAGCGGCTCCTGCATCGAAGGGAAAGAAGGGCATCTCGTTGGTGAAGTCGGCAAAGTCCTCGAGCAAACGCAAATCGGCCTAA
- the msrP gene encoding protein-methionine-sulfoxide reductase catalytic subunit MsrP — protein MLLRRSNRFDAKVQSSEITPQEAFERYRRQRRFVIGGAATLTAGALAAAHLPQIFWPSSTVHAQALPAAPSKYNTTENQTPFAKATHYNNFYEFGTEKSDPAKNAHTLKTRPWTLQVTGMVKKPQTIDIDTLLKYRPIESRVYRHRCVEAWSMVIPWDGYSLSEFINLCQPLPSAKYVQFVSLVDKKQMPDLPSGYDWPYSEGLRLDEAMNPLALLTFGCYGQVLPNQNGAPIRVVSPWKYGFKNGKSIVRFHFTDKQPHTTWNEINAREYGFYSNVNPHVDHPRWSQAHERRIDSSAFPRTIPTQMFNGYADQVASLYNGMDLKRYY, from the coding sequence ATGCTGCTGCGCCGGTCTAACCGCTTCGATGCGAAGGTTCAGTCATCCGAGATCACTCCGCAGGAGGCTTTTGAGAGGTATCGTAGGCAGCGACGGTTCGTTATCGGTGGAGCAGCCACACTTACCGCCGGTGCGCTGGCTGCAGCCCATCTTCCGCAGATCTTTTGGCCCTCGTCCACCGTTCACGCCCAGGCCCTTCCCGCCGCTCCAAGCAAATACAACACGACTGAAAACCAGACGCCCTTTGCCAAGGCAACCCACTACAACAACTTCTACGAGTTCGGAACCGAGAAGAGCGATCCGGCAAAGAACGCTCACACCCTAAAAACCCGCCCGTGGACCCTTCAGGTCACCGGCATGGTCAAAAAGCCCCAGACCATCGACATCGATACTCTCCTGAAGTACCGCCCCATCGAATCCCGTGTCTACCGCCACCGCTGCGTCGAGGCCTGGTCCATGGTCATCCCCTGGGATGGCTACTCGCTCTCGGAGTTCATCAACCTCTGCCAGCCCCTCCCCAGCGCGAAGTACGTGCAGTTCGTCTCGCTCGTCGACAAAAAGCAGATGCCTGATCTCCCAAGCGGCTATGACTGGCCCTACAGTGAGGGTCTGCGCCTCGACGAAGCCATGAATCCCCTCGCTCTACTCACCTTCGGCTGCTACGGCCAGGTGCTTCCTAATCAGAACGGCGCTCCCATCCGCGTCGTCTCCCCCTGGAAGTACGGCTTCAAAAACGGCAAATCCATCGTCCGCTTCCACTTCACCGACAAGCAGCCCCACACCACCTGGAACGAGATCAACGCGCGCGAGTACGGCTTCTACTCCAACGTCAACCCGCACGTCGATCATCCCCGGTGGAGCCAGGCCCACGAGCGCCGCATCGACAGCTCCGCGTTCCCCCGGACCATCCCGACCCAGATGTTCAACGGCTATGCCGACCAGGTAGCCAGCCTCTACAACGGCATGGATCTCAAGCGCTACTACTGA
- a CDS encoding dimethylarginine dimethylaminohydrolase family protein: MCTQSIGELHALPLKSAGSNWLMCFPEFYDVQYIINPWMEGNLHAASRVQAIEQWRGLYNAISGFAHVELISPEPGLPDMVFTANAGLERDGIVVSSHFLHTERRREESFFREWFKKKGYTIADLPQEMAFEGEGDALFSNNGTVLWVGCGMRTDRRSHPLLAHVFDAKVTSLHLVDPRFYHLDTCFAPLADGFVLYYPAAFDSKSLERIHSFYPQHKRISVSEEDACRFACNAISIGQTIVLNEISRELTSRLENAGFRVLSLRLDEFLKAGGAAKCLVMRLGSPATASAPASPHSSSSMDLSSAAPSTPESEPR; the protein is encoded by the coding sequence ATGTGCACACAATCCATCGGCGAATTGCACGCCCTTCCATTGAAGTCGGCTGGTTCCAATTGGCTGATGTGCTTTCCAGAGTTCTACGACGTGCAGTACATCATTAATCCGTGGATGGAAGGCAACCTGCACGCAGCTTCGCGCGTGCAGGCCATCGAGCAATGGCGTGGCCTCTACAACGCGATATCAGGGTTCGCGCACGTCGAGCTGATCTCTCCGGAGCCGGGGCTGCCTGATATGGTCTTTACAGCCAATGCTGGGCTTGAGAGAGACGGCATTGTCGTCTCCAGCCATTTTCTTCATACGGAACGCCGCAGGGAAGAGAGCTTCTTCCGGGAATGGTTTAAGAAAAAGGGATACACGATCGCCGATCTCCCGCAGGAGATGGCCTTCGAAGGTGAGGGCGACGCACTTTTTTCAAACAATGGAACAGTTCTGTGGGTTGGCTGCGGAATGCGTACTGATCGAAGGAGCCATCCGCTTCTTGCGCATGTCTTTGACGCAAAGGTCACCTCCCTGCATCTGGTCGATCCGCGTTTCTACCATCTCGATACTTGCTTTGCACCCCTCGCAGATGGTTTTGTTCTCTACTACCCTGCAGCGTTCGACAGCAAATCGCTTGAGCGGATCCACTCCTTTTATCCGCAGCACAAACGAATTTCGGTCTCGGAAGAAGACGCCTGTCGATTCGCCTGCAATGCCATTAGCATTGGCCAGACCATTGTGCTGAACGAGATCAGCAGGGAATTGACGAGTAGACTGGAGAACGCAGGATTCCGTGTGCTGTCATTGCGGCTCGATGAATTCCTCAAGGCAGGAGGAGCGGCAAAGTGTCTCGTGATGAGGCTGGGTTCACCGGCTACAGCTTCAGCCCCTGCTTCACCTCATTCATCTTCATCCATGGATCTTTCTTCAGCCGCCCCTTCCACTCCGGAAAGTGAGCCACGCTGA